A single genomic interval of Cucumis sativus cultivar 9930 chromosome 7, Cucumber_9930_V3, whole genome shotgun sequence harbors:
- the LOC101206181 gene encoding NAC domain-containing protein 22 — MAHETDLPGFRFHPTEEELLNFYLKNVVSGKRLQFDHIGILNLYQHDPWDLPGLAGIGEREWYFFVPRDRKLGGSGRPNRTTKRGYWKATGSDRKIVSLSDPKRLIGLRKTLVFYLGRATRGSKTDWIMNEYRFPDNSPLPKEMVLCKIYRKATSLKVLEQRAAKEEEDAKPFQASYSPPASPFETISFCSQQETMVSSVTPPTHEVLNKEVEVATMVDEILEDKAVEPQISSTSLQIPSELEKLTELQVPKLDMDWSQDLFWTQFNSPWLQTLTPFASMLNF, encoded by the exons ATGGCACATGAAACTGATCTTCCTGGCTTTAGATTCCACCCTACAGAAGAGGaacttcttaatttttatcttaaaaatgttgtttctgGGAAGAGATTGCAGTTTGATCATATTGGAATTCTTAATCTCTACCAACATGATCCTTGGGATTTGCCTG GATTGGCAGGGattggagagagagagtggTACTTTTTTGTGCCAAGAGACAGGAAGCTAGGTGGGAGTGGGAGGCCTAACAGAACAACCAAAAGAGGTTACTGGAAAGCAACGGGGTCGGATCgaaaaattgttagtttaTCGGATCCGAAACGACTCATTGGATTGAGAAAGACACTTGTGTTCTACTTGGGAAGAGCAACCAGAGGAAGCAAGACTGATTGGATCATGAATGAGTATCGTTTTCCTGATAACTCTCCCTTGCCAAAG GAGATGGTACTATGCAAGATCTATAGAAAAGCAACTTCCTTGAAAGTCCTAGAGCAAAGAGCAGCcaaggaagaggaagatgcTAAGCCTTTTCAAGCTTCCTATTCACCACCTGCATCTCCATTTGAGACCATTTCATTTTGCAGCCAACAAGAAACTATGGTTTCTTCTGTAACACCACCAACCCATGAAGTTCTTAACAAAGAAGTAGAAGTGGCAACCATGGTGGATGAAATACTGGAAGATAAAGCAGTGGAGCCACAAATTTCCTCCACATCGTTGCAAATCCCATCAGAGCTTGAGAAACTTACTGAGCTCCAAGTTCCAAAATTGGACATGGACTGGTCCCAAGACTTATTTTGGACCCAGTTTAACAGCCCATGGCTTCAAACTTTGACCCCATTTGCGAGTATGCTCAATTTCTAA
- the LOC101210854 gene encoding uncharacterized protein LOC101210854, protein MVGFPSTKSTKYHTRSNSLPSRPHPLFSQCDEHLTRLRDYESTPASSASSMSQQLSGLEDLHECVEKLLLVPSIQEAFVRHCGEKWVDELLDGSLRLLDMCSSAKDALIHTKECVRELRSTIRRRSEMTNEIKKYLASKKVVKRAIQKALDTNKSIERKSNTTVDGNDYDTTAMVSLLKEVEAISLRMFESLLFLISGKKTKTKSSWSILSVMNSKREVCPEVDAELNEFSNMDNALNSVVCQKTNKCKDTTQVSENVQKHLEKLDLGTQDLEQTTERLFRRLIKTRVSILNILSN, encoded by the coding sequence ATGGTTGGCTTTCCTTCAACCAAGAGTACCAAATACCATACTCGCTCGAACAGCTTGCCATCCCGACCACACCCTCTCTTTTCACAGTGTGATGAGCACTTGACTAGACTAAGAGATTATGAATCAACTCCTGCCTCATCAGCATCCTCTATGAGCCAACAGCTAAGTGGCCTCGAGGATTTGCACGAATGTGTCGAAAAGTTACTTTTGGTACCCTCCATTCAAGAAGCTTTTGTTAGACATTGTGGAGAGAAATGGGTTGATGAGTTGTTGGATGGATCTCTTAGGCTGCTTGATATGTGCAGTTCAGCCAAGGATGCTTTGATTCACACAAAGGAATGTGTCCGTGAGCTTCGCTCGACCATTCGGCGAAGATCTGAGATGACAAATGAGATTAAGAAATACTTGGCCTCTAAAAAAGTTGTAAAGAGGGCAATCCAAAAGGCCCTTGATACTAATAAGAGCATCGAAAGAAAAAGCAACACAACAGTCGACGGTAACGACTACGACACTACAGCAATGGTTAGCTTGTTGAAGGAGGTGGAAGCAATTAGTCTTAGAATGTTTGAGTCCTTACTTTTCCTTATCTCAGGGAAGAAGACAAAGACAAAATCTAGCTGGTCAATTCTTAGTGTAATGAACAGCAAAAGAGAAGTCTGTCCTGAAGTAGATGCAGAACTCAATGAATTTTCCAATATGGATAATGCATTGAACTCTGTTGTATGCCAAAAGACAAACAAATGCAAAGATACAACTCAAGTGTCTGAGAATGTCCAAAAACATCTTGAAAAGTTGGATCTAGGCACTCAAGATTTGGAACAAACAACCGAGCGCTTGTTTCGACGTTTGATCAAAACTAGAGTCTCCATCCTCAACATCCTCAGCAACTAG